In Canis aureus isolate CA01 chromosome 12, VMU_Caureus_v.1.0, whole genome shotgun sequence, a genomic segment contains:
- the MINDY1 gene encoding ubiquitin carboxyl-terminal hydrolase MINDY-1 isoform X3: MAHLGDCLLSIRPQEKSEGLQLNFQQNVDDAMTVLPKLATGLDVNVRFTGVSDFEYTPECSIFDLLGIPLYHGWLVDPQSPEAVSAVGKLSYNQLVEKIITCKHSSDTNLVTEGLIAEQFLETTAAQLTYHGLCELTAAAKEGELSVFFRNNHFSTMTKHKSHLYLLVTDQGFLQEEQVVWESLHNVDGDSCFCDSDFHLSHSLGKGPGAGGGSGSPKELRQVDQDYLIALSLQQQPQGTLGLSDLELAQRLQQEEYQQQQAVQPAPVRASPQGRGAASGRPVGERRQRPKQESDCVLL; the protein is encoded by the exons AATGTGGACGACGCGATGACAGTGTTGCCTAAGCTGGCCACGGGGCTGGATGTCAATGTGCGATTCACAGGGGTCTCTGATTTTGAGTATACTCCTGAGTGCAGTATCTTTGACCTCCTTGGCATACCTCTGTACCATGGCTGGCTTGTTGATCCACAG AGCCCTGAGGCTGTGAGTGCAGTTGGGAAACTGAGTTACAACCAGCTGGTGGAGAAGATCATCACCTGCAAGCACTCTAGTGACACCAACCTGGTGACAGAAG GCCTGATCGCAGAGCAGTTCCTGGAGACCACTGCAGCACAGCTGACCTACCATGGACTGTGCGAGCTAACAGCAGCTGCCAAGGAGGGTGAACTTAGTGTCTTTTTCCGAAACAACCACTTCAGCACTATGACTAAGCACAAG AGTCACTTGTACCTACTGGTCACTGACCAGGGATTTCTGCAGGAAGAGCAAGTGGTGTGGGAGAGCCTGCACAATGTGGATGGTGACAGCTGCTTCTGCGACTCTGACTTCCACCTGAGCCATTCCCTGGGCAAAGGGCCCGGAGCAGGAGGGGGCAGTGGCTCCCCCAAAGAGCTGCGGCAGGTAGACCAG gACTACCTGATTGCCTTGTCCCTCCAGCAACAGCCACAGGGCACGTTGGGTCTCAGTGACTTGGAGCTGGCCCAGCGGCTTCAGCAAGAGGAGTACCAGCAGCAACAAGCAGTCCAGCCTGCACCAGTGCGGGCCTCACCACAG GGGAGAGGAGCCGCATCTGGACGTCCAGTCGGGGAGCGTCGTCAGAGGCCGAAACAAGAGTCAGATTGTGTCCTCCTGTAG